From Candidatus Omnitrophota bacterium, one genomic window encodes:
- a CDS encoding glycosyltransferase family 39 protein, which produces MNDRLKRILPGLLLSCLIAFHVINNLIWLNIDTSFLKLDSWREWDYSLRVFDFLKSLSHFPHFSSLSTIAPPSWHGIFTGFIIAPFYLIFGPGQDAAVLINSTIFLTLLILSVYALAKKISGNDQRVGIFAAFLVSFYPLIFNHTRLFMLDLPLAAIFSAGLYFLIASDRFTDKKNSLAFGICLGLGLLTKFNFILFIAGPLFLSLCLGLREKKDKTRTAAKNIRILALAAFSLSALFYFSRSGDILQRVRGLTCGDIMRAYRIQFPEFIVLKISWLVASLATAISDGMSFILFLSFLLAVYPFYGSKTKNKAELSLTIGIPLFTYIFILILDPGSMLRYSLPILPVAAVITAIGLLRSRSGRIWAGFISAAAILQFFAVSYGIPALPQKTGFCLNRNKPFAFDLVLFKQKLEVNPYRQDKSSHPSRSDWKAGDVFNIIKKDAPSGKHIKILMLSSPPEIYEAISAMIALNKERVSILTINMVEPFYIKRFAPLGELCLITDYLLILDRKTAPKPDRPRTEWERKIAQAQEVFYRNIDKFTLLESVRLPDNTNLLVYKNTAYPGSAGSRTARSGGLKAVFDSGSCRIFYNGVEITRGLGLFSAVLSQQSWRDSLEAVWSVKKEGDSRLIASGRWMFAPVKQIWVIDVFPGKITWRIKLEGENNVKIKAIDCKLMLSDKYKVLTASTGIQKALDFRYADEPCKRVWAGSGSDTMTFTPRPEDKLSLPKITLAADLLPAGSISVAELSVQPSERAITAGFYKKNGLSDSNFQPGKSQDFRIELLFDQN; this is translated from the coding sequence ATGAACGATAGGCTAAAAAGGATCCTGCCGGGGCTATTACTCTCTTGCCTCATCGCGTTCCACGTTATCAACAACCTTATCTGGCTGAACATAGACACATCGTTCCTGAAACTCGATTCCTGGAGGGAATGGGACTACAGCCTGAGGGTGTTCGATTTTCTCAAGTCCCTGTCGCATTTCCCGCATTTCAGTTCCTTATCCACGATCGCCCCGCCATCATGGCACGGGATATTTACGGGATTTATCATTGCCCCGTTCTACCTCATCTTCGGCCCGGGCCAGGATGCCGCGGTATTGATAAACTCAACCATTTTCCTGACTTTGCTGATCCTGTCCGTTTACGCGTTAGCCAAAAAGATCTCCGGCAACGATCAGCGGGTCGGGATATTCGCCGCGTTCCTGGTCAGTTTCTATCCGCTGATCTTCAATCACACGCGGCTGTTTATGCTTGATTTGCCGCTGGCCGCCATATTCAGCGCCGGTTTATACTTTTTGATCGCTTCCGACCGCTTCACCGACAAAAAAAACTCACTTGCCTTCGGGATATGCCTGGGCCTGGGGTTATTGACTAAATTCAACTTTATCCTTTTCATTGCCGGCCCTCTGTTTCTTTCGTTATGCCTGGGCCTGCGCGAAAAAAAGGATAAAACCAGGACCGCCGCGAAAAACATCCGCATCCTGGCCCTGGCCGCGTTCTCCTTATCGGCCTTATTTTATTTTTCGCGCTCCGGCGACATCCTCCAGCGCGTACGCGGCCTGACCTGCGGTGACATAATGCGCGCTTACCGGATACAATTCCCGGAATTTATCGTCTTAAAGATATCCTGGCTGGTCGCTTCACTGGCTACCGCGATATCCGACGGGATGTCCTTTATATTATTCCTGTCTTTTCTCCTGGCGGTTTATCCTTTCTACGGATCTAAAACCAAAAACAAAGCCGAATTATCATTAACCATAGGGATCCCGCTTTTTACCTATATATTCATACTTATCCTGGACCCGGGAAGCATGTTACGCTACAGCCTGCCCATTTTACCCGTGGCCGCGGTCATCACCGCTATCGGGCTGCTCCGTTCGCGCTCCGGCAGGATCTGGGCAGGGTTCATATCCGCAGCGGCGATCCTGCAATTCTTTGCGGTATCCTACGGCATCCCGGCATTGCCCCAAAAAACCGGCTTTTGCCTTAATCGAAACAAGCCTTTCGCTTTCGACCTTGTTCTTTTCAAGCAAAAACTCGAGGTCAACCCTTACCGCCAGGATAAATCCTCCCACCCCTCCAGATCAGACTGGAAAGCCGGGGATGTTTTCAATATCATAAAGAAAGACGCCCCGTCCGGAAAGCATATAAAAATACTAATGCTTAGCTCCCCCCCGGAGATATATGAGGCTATCTCCGCGATGATAGCGCTTAACAAAGAACGCGTAAGCATACTTACCATAAATATGGTCGAGCCGTTTTATATAAAACGCTTTGCCCCTTTGGGGGAATTATGCCTTATAACCGATTATCTGCTTATTCTCGACCGCAAAACAGCCCCTAAGCCCGACCGGCCCAGGACCGAGTGGGAAAGAAAGATCGCGCAAGCCCAGGAGGTCTTTTACCGGAATATCGACAAGTTCACATTATTGGAAAGCGTGCGCCTGCCGGACAATACAAACCTGCTGGTCTATAAAAATACCGCATATCCCGGTTCAGCCGGGTCCAGAACGGCGCGCAGCGGGGGATTAAAAGCGGTTTTTGATTCCGGAAGCTGCAGGATATTCTATAACGGCGTTGAGATAACCCGGGGCCTGGGCTTGTTCTCCGCGGTCTTATCCCAGCAATCCTGGCGGGATTCACTGGAAGCGGTCTGGAGCGTCAAAAAAGAAGGCGATTCGCGATTGATCGCCTCAGGCAGATGGATGTTCGCTCCGGTAAAACAAATATGGGTGATCGATGTATTCCCCGGCAAGATAACCTGGCGGATAAAGCTGGAGGGGGAAAATAACGTTAAGATCAAAGCAATCGACTGTAAACTGATGCTTTCGGATAAATACAAGGTATTGACGGCTTCAACCGGCATCCAAAAGGCGCTTGACTTCAGGTACGCTGACGAACCGTGCAAAAGGGTCTGGGCAGGCAGCGGCAGCGATACAATGACCTTTACACCGCGGCCGGAGGATAAGCTTTCCTTACCAAAGATAACCCTCGCCGCGGACCTGCTGCCCGCCGGCTCTATCTCTGTCGCGGAACTCTCCGTTCAGCCCTCTGAAAGAGCGATCACCGCCGGATTTTACAAAAAGAACGGCCTTAGCGACAGCAACTTTCAACCCGGGAAGTCGCAGGATTTCAGGATCGAACTGCTATTTGATCAGAATTAG